One genomic region from Croceicoccus sp. YJ47 encodes:
- a CDS encoding cytochrome b, whose protein sequence is MKPWVQQWREWSLSYRERGRYTPVGVAFHWTMAAVVTWQLATGWWMQRYLVGAAKLDAYERHSAIGLTLLALGALRLLWRLIVPGPINDADRMGWKTTVAHAIHAVFYLFFVLLPVSGWAMWSAIQPARPLRLAGIVPVPPMPFQDMSPAWQFFILDFAQDVHVACVVVLSLLIPAHALAAIKHHYWDRDDVLKGMMPEVPDTHWHPAGPNYIRRDAPSPAPSEDG, encoded by the coding sequence ATGAAACCATGGGTGCAGCAATGGCGCGAATGGTCGCTCTCCTATCGCGAGCGGGGCCGGTATACGCCGGTGGGGGTCGCGTTTCACTGGACCATGGCGGCGGTGGTCACATGGCAGCTCGCGACCGGCTGGTGGATGCAGCGCTATCTTGTCGGGGCGGCAAAGCTCGACGCCTATGAACGCCATTCCGCCATCGGGCTGACGCTGCTGGCGCTGGGTGCGCTGCGGCTGCTATGGCGGCTGATCGTTCCGGGGCCGATCAACGATGCGGACCGGATGGGATGGAAGACGACCGTGGCGCATGCGATCCACGCGGTGTTCTACCTGTTTTTCGTGCTGTTGCCGGTGTCGGGATGGGCGATGTGGTCCGCGATTCAGCCGGCGCGCCCGCTCCGGCTGGCGGGGATCGTGCCGGTTCCGCCCATGCCGTTTCAGGACATGTCGCCGGCGTGGCAATTCTTCATCCTCGATTTCGCGCAGGATGTTCATGTCGCCTGCGTCGTGGTGCTGTCCCTGCTCATCCCTGCGCATGCGCTCGCGGCGATCAAGCATCATTACTGGGACCGGGACGACGTGCTCAAGGGCATGATGCCGGAGGTGCCCGATACCCACTGGCACCCGGCAGGCCCGAACTATATACGGCGAGATGCGCCATCTCCCGCTCCGTCAGAAGACGGCTGA
- a CDS encoding cytochrome c family protein: MALSVMLCACLAGCKQPPGPRYVPDEAAAARGRAAIERVGCGACHAIPGIGWPKGRTGPSLDGFRDIGLIAGALPNTPANLAAFVRNAPRVKPGSTMPATQLSEEESRDVAAYLYGLDDE; encoded by the coding sequence ATGGCTCTGTCCGTCATGCTGTGTGCCTGTCTTGCCGGGTGCAAGCAGCCGCCCGGCCCGCGATACGTCCCCGACGAGGCCGCCGCCGCGCGCGGGCGCGCCGCGATCGAACGGGTCGGCTGCGGCGCGTGTCATGCCATTCCCGGCATCGGCTGGCCCAAAGGGCGCACCGGTCCCTCGCTCGACGGATTTCGCGACATCGGCCTCATTGCCGGGGCGCTTCCCAACACGCCGGCCAATCTCGCCGCCTTCGTGCGCAATGCACCGCGGGTAAAGCCCGGCTCCACCATGCCCGCCACGCAGTTGAGCGAAGAAGAGTCTCGCGATGTGGCGGCATATCTTTATGGTCTCGACGATGAATAG
- a CDS encoding c-type cytochrome yields the protein MHKWPALLAVLPMVALLVACGKDMPATSAFETTGEIIALSGGDAGARGACATCHGLNGEGDGNLVPRLAGLDPGYQLRQLEYFAQGQRRHPQMVWIADQLDWPAREKVANYYAALPVPDAAGEELAAVECTAATLYQRGDPARGLPACATCHGADGAGVGAGNPPLAHQPAPYVEAQLHQWANGERYGASDAMTAVSRLLTEREMAHLAVYSSGLPGASGYRAPPASCP from the coding sequence ATGCACAAATGGCCCGCCCTGCTCGCTGTCCTGCCGATGGTGGCACTCCTTGTCGCCTGCGGCAAGGACATGCCGGCGACGAGCGCGTTTGAAACCACAGGGGAAATCATCGCGTTGAGCGGGGGCGACGCCGGTGCGCGCGGGGCCTGCGCGACGTGTCATGGGCTGAACGGCGAAGGCGACGGGAATCTCGTGCCGCGGCTCGCCGGACTGGATCCCGGCTATCAGCTGCGGCAGCTCGAATATTTCGCGCAAGGACAGCGGCGCCACCCGCAAATGGTGTGGATCGCGGATCAGCTCGATTGGCCGGCGCGGGAAAAGGTCGCCAATTACTATGCCGCCCTCCCCGTTCCCGACGCGGCGGGTGAGGAGCTGGCGGCGGTAGAGTGCACGGCGGCGACGCTGTATCAACGCGGCGATCCGGCACGCGGCCTGCCGGCCTGTGCGACGTGCCACGGCGCGGATGGTGCGGGCGTGGGCGCGGGCAATCCCCCGCTCGCCCATCAGCCTGCCCCCTATGTCGAGGCGCAGCTGCACCAATGGGCGAACGGCGAACGCTATGGCGCGAGCGATGCGATGACCGCGGTCAGCCGTCTTCTGACGGAGCGGGAGATGGCGCATCTCGCCGTATATAGTTCGGGCCTGCCGGGTGCCAGTGGGTATCGGGCACCTCCGGCATCATGCCCTTGA
- a CDS encoding cytochrome c oxidase assembly protein, with product MNASPPIWTPYCGAAPDPAGLLHAWNPDPVLLCVLFAALMLGWRYAPAERRCHLAAVCTMGVLFISPLCALASALFTMRAIHHVALALVLAPLLARSLGLGRYAGRVSLSVMTGVQALVFWFWHAPPVYAAALSNDAVFWIMQVTLTGTAAFWWAAMRQAPAPGAIAATLATMVQMGALGALLTFAGRAFYTPHYFTTQAWGWTPLEDQQIAGLIMWAPASAVYLLIALAMLYRALPPAYAR from the coding sequence ATGAATGCATCACCGCCGATCTGGACGCCCTATTGCGGCGCGGCGCCCGACCCGGCGGGATTGCTGCATGCGTGGAACCCGGACCCGGTTCTGCTCTGCGTGCTGTTCGCGGCGTTGATGCTGGGATGGCGCTACGCCCCGGCGGAGCGTCGCTGTCATCTTGCCGCTGTGTGCACCATGGGCGTGCTTTTCATCAGCCCGCTTTGCGCGCTGGCCTCGGCGCTGTTCACCATGCGGGCGATCCACCATGTCGCGCTCGCGCTGGTGCTTGCGCCGTTGCTGGCGCGTTCGCTCGGCCTCGGGCGATATGCGGGGCGGGTTTCACTGTCGGTGATGACGGGGGTGCAGGCGCTCGTGTTCTGGTTCTGGCATGCGCCGCCCGTCTATGCCGCGGCGTTGTCGAACGATGCGGTGTTCTGGATCATGCAGGTCACGCTGACCGGGACGGCGGCGTTCTGGTGGGCGGCGATGCGCCAGGCGCCGGCGCCCGGCGCCATTGCCGCGACGCTCGCCACCATGGTGCAGATGGGCGCGCTCGGCGCGTTGCTGACCTTCGCAGGGCGTGCGTTCTACACCCCGCATTATTTCACGACGCAGGCGTGGGGCTGGACACCGCTGGAGGATCAGCAGATCGCCGGGCTCATCATGTGGGCGCCGGCATCGGCGGTCTATCTGCTGATCGCGCTGGCCATGCTCTATCGCGCCCTGCCGCCGGCCTATGCACGATGA